The sequence caacctgcagtggcgacaagccttctttactgtgagaacggtgaatttatggaatagcctaccgcaggagctggtcacagcagggacagtagatggctttaaaaaaggcttagataatttcctagaacaaaaaaatcttagctcctatgtgtagaaattttttacttcccctttcccatcccactttccctttcccatcccttggttgaacttgatggacatgtgtcttttttcaaccgtacaaactatgtaactatgtaactatgtaacaaatgTTAATTTGACTATAgtagctctgttcacactagtatCTTAGGTTCTGTTCTAAAAGCATCTATGATGGTTATGAAAGATTCAGTTTGCAATGCATCCTGATTGATTGTTTTTAGTCTTTTcggtttttatgttgtttttttttttaacaggcagAATAGTGCAGCACGCTTTAGTATTCTGTGTAAACCTGATGTAATAGAACAGggacagtgtgaacagagcctaatatctTATTCATTTTTGGAGTAATAGTATTCAAATTAATTTCAGGATACCTATGTAGTTTATAATTACATTTGTTTTATTGGCAATTAACCTTTATAGACATGGATAAAATGTATCATACTGATGTCATTTAGTCCCATGTTCCTTGAATTGATAAATAGCTAGCTGTAACCTTAGCCTATGAAGGCGAAACCTTTTTTGATCTATAGGGCAAATAGTCAAACATTCTCTATGACtatgttttgttaaaaaaaaagaaaaaaacatgtaGCATGACCTGTATTAGATAACGAAGATCTTCTACTGACATTCTCCGTGGGGCCCATAGCAGTGATCCTCCTTTGATGTGACTGGGATGGAGAGGTGCTCCGCCTAAGATTTACTGATGACACATTTTTCTGCTGCTCTCTGAAAGTTGAAGACGTTCTTGGCTGTGACCTGGCAGGTGATGCGCTTCTTGGTGGCGTTCTAGCTGGTGAGATAGACTTTGGTGGTGTTCTAGCAGGAGAGGTGCTCCTCTGTTGTGCTCTTATACTGGATGCACATTGTGGTCTTGCCGGAGAGGTGCTCCTCCGTTGTGCTTTTATACTAGAGGCACATTGCGGTCTTGCCGGACCGATGCTCCTCTGTTGTGCTCTTATACTGGAGGCACATTGTGGTCTTGCCGGAGCGGTGCTCCTCTGTTGTGCTCTTATACTGGAGGTACATTGTGTTCTTGCAGGTGAAGCACTTCTTTGCTGTATTCTGACTGGAGAAGCACATATTTTCTGTTCTTTTACATATGTGGGGGTCCTTTGATCAGTGGGAGAATCTTGTCTCCGTCGGGATCTCAAATTTGTGTCATTGCGTTGAGTTTTTAGGGTGGTGGAATTCCATTGCAAAGACCTAACAGGAGAAGAACGTCTTTGCTGGGATCGTACAGGAGAGGAGCTCCTCTGCTGTGAACACACTGGAGAAGAGCTTCTCTGATGGAGTCTTACAGGGGAAGTACTTCTTTGCTGGCATCTTACAGGGGAGAAACTTCTGTGTAGTGATGGCAAAGGAGAGGAACCGCTTTGCAGGAAATTTGCAGGAGAGCAACTCCTCTGCTGAGACCTTCCAGGTGAGTTACTCCTTTGCTGGGACTTTATAGAGGAGGGACTTCTCTGCTGTTCTATCACAGAAGTGACAGGTGTGAAGCTTCTTTGTATAGGAGTGTGGCCTCTGTGATGAGACTTTGTAGTAAAGTTTCCTCGATCTCCTGAAAACTCCATCTTGCCTTCTGTTTCAAAAATTCCAGACACCTCTTCATAGATATTTCTCAGTCCACAATTCTGAAGAATGCAATAAAACTAATATTAGACCAAAATATAAATATGGCAATGTACTTTTACTTATTAGCATCTTTGTCCACGTGTCTCAACACTCATGTTTTTAACTGGTGGCCCTTGTTTAGGGGAAGTTTGGTGTGTTGGCACGGCTATTACCATTCTGGTAAGCCTGCAGTGAAATATTAGCTGCATGGTGTCCAGGAGCCAACCTCCTGCCCACACTGCCCTTTCCTCTCTGTCTTCGACGATAAtaagtttttttgtttctttttgaaTAGTGTCAGAAATGGGGCCGGTAGGGACTGTCGGAGGGATGTTCATTGATTGTGTTGCACACGGGTGGTGGGATCATGCGTCAAGTTTTCACCCGTACCTATAGTGGATGTTTTTTGATATGTGGGTAGGTCCACTTATTATTTACATTTATGTACAATACACCAGTGAGGCGGCACTGCGTTTGCAGTGGTGACACCTTAGTGGCTTACAGTGATTTAGCTGTTGGTTGCTACTCACTTGCATCGCTACCTATTTGTTTACTAGGTAGTCTTCTCTATAATGTATCAGCTGTAATGGATGCCATTTCTTCATTAATTTATTTAGTCGTTTTCTCATGTATGGGTTATTCCATTCAATACTATTACTCAGATCTATGTaagtgcagtggcgtaactataggggtcgcaatagcGACTTGGtgccagaagccaggggggcccgcaccacatcaataaaaagttactatagtaactggggcctatgtaataaactacaaagGCCCCTGttatatagtaactgacagtacttaccctcctcattccagagcgcagcggaggtcctgacgtcacatagctgtgcgcagtgcatgacgtcacgacgctgtgcgccgcgcagaAAAATCCGTCCCTGGATGGACTCAGGTCCTCCGTTGCAGCCGAAGAGGAAAGTAAGTTTAAtatcactgtctgctggagctgataggtcggggtccgactcctgggacccccgccaatcagctgttttgaaggggctgcagtgcttgtacgagcgctacttccccttcattccaatcacttgctcacactgttaaTCACCTACACGGAtgtgtcaacgattcacagtgcgagcaagtaagggaaatgaaggggtagcagtacttgtacgagagctgcagccccttcaaaacagctgattggagggggtcccgggagtcggtccccgaaccatcagctattaatggactatcctgaggataggacatcaatgtttagggactgggcaacccctttaagccttacatgtggtagacttagatacagggcccatgagacaaGATAACAAAttttgtgatgctgtctgctgggctctgtatctaagccaaccacatggtaggcttagacacatgGCCCATGtgggatcctgtctgatgggccctgtatcgaaacctaccacacggtaggcttagatacaaggctccaacagactgtaatcttatactgtatatgttgtggtgctgtggggtggcgtctgttgctgtagtgctgaacttgtggggggacgtggcccagagccaaggaggcttggcacagtctgatagcatgggtgcttttgaacCCCTGGGtttctccctctgcaggagcggtgctgctgtggcagtggccgccatgcggtgttgcaaccgatagagtagggactcactttaaagaggtcgccgtgaagtggcaagtaggcttatacagtttgaacaaaatgttaacaaagaacctcaagttcatgtttataaattatgcctagcggctcagctcaacgtatatattgtggattgtgcgttcCATGTGTGGTTTCTCACAATGaggatactgtatatattgtgtttttggttttcttacaggtttggattttggactacttcggattcgaggactgcttcgatgacggctttttttattatcaataaaattgttatcaatgttttttttttctttttatttcaataaaaattgtgGTCCTCGAATTCGAAGTagttcaacaaccgaacctgtaaaaaaacacaaacacacaaaaataattagtaacacacaaAAAAGCAAATCAATTatcattcttacctttcctggtccagcgttggacccacgatgtcagcgagctgggtcctatacctaagcctatcatgtgtgatactgtctgctgagccactgtatctaatccaaccatatgtgataaagtctgctaagccactgtat is a genomic window of Rhinoderma darwinii isolate aRhiDar2 chromosome 7, aRhiDar2.hap1, whole genome shotgun sequence containing:
- the LOC142657463 gene encoding uncharacterized protein LOC142657463; the protein is MEFSGDRGNFTTKSHHRGHTPIQRSFTPVTSVIEQQRSPSSIKSQQRSNSPGRSQQRSCSPANFLQSGSSPLPSLHRSFSPVRCQQRSTSPVRLHQRSSSPVCSQQRSSSPVRSQQRRSSPVRSLQWNSTTLKTQRNDTNLRSRRRQDSPTDQRTPTYVKEQKICASPVRIQQRSASPARTQCTSSIRAQQRSTAPARPQCASSIRAQQRSIGPARPQCASSIKAQRRSTSPARPQCASSIRAQQRSTSPARTPPKSISPARTPPRSASPARSQPRTSSTFREQQKNVSSVNLRRSTSPSQSHQRRITAMGPTENVSRRSSLSNTGHATCFFLFF